In Papilio machaon chromosome W, ilPapMach1.1, whole genome shotgun sequence, a single genomic region encodes these proteins:
- the LOC123723003 gene encoding uncharacterized protein LOC123723003 — protein MSEIDKVQRDNDSTYKSSLLLLRLGTLVVLACMLTVHLRSLRLFRWEQSVTGGVVIAFCIAELGLALCAGSTNCRGHAIQAYLCGTGAALLAVNAGVIYRRWKSASQLTHVVAELLGVLGVPLKRQVVIKVALSAIAATCLLVDLFFAPYFLRDRSLSNSN, from the exons ATGTCTGAAATAGATAAAGTTCAAAGGGATAATGATTCGACTTATAAAAGTTCCTTGCTGCTGCTTCGCCTGGGCACTTTGGTGGTGTTAGCGTGCATGTTGACGGTGCACCTGCGGTCTTTGAGGCTATTTCGCTGGGAGCAGTCGGTGACGGGCGGAGTCGTCATAGCATTTTGTATCGCCGAACTCGGCCTAGCGTTGTGCGCCGGCTCTACAAATTGCCGCGGTCATGCTATCCAG GCATATTTATGCGGCACCGGTGCTGCTTTATTGGCGGTCAACGCTGGAGTCATCTACCGGAGATGGAAAAGTGCCAGCCAGCTGACGCACGTGGTGGCTGAGCTGCTCGGAGTGCTAGGAGTGCCTCTCAAGCGACAAGTCGTTATAAAAGTGGCTCTCAGTGCGATCGCGGCAACCTGCTTGCTTGTTGATCTGTTTTTCGCACCTTATTTTTTACGTGATAGAAGTCTATCAAATAGCAATTAA
- the LOC106717077 gene encoding uncharacterized protein LOC106717077 gives MKSIIQSKYFMYAGYAAATCRFPGAPAHSRVDFSDVSLADGSVASYTCERGFELLGPARRICGQDGTWTPDGIPFCVLNVAAGKAPMQISTEESGAPQRALDGSTSAVFSAETCTLTKTERVPWWYVNLLEPYMVQLVRLDFGKPCCGVNKPAVIVVRVGNNRPDLGTNPICNRFTGFIEEGQPLFLPCNPPMPGAFVSVHLEGAAPSQLSICEAFVYTDQALPIERCPQFRDQPPGSTATYNGKCYIFYDQQPSNFRDSLAFCRSRGGTLVDESNPALQGFISWELWRRHRSDSSSQYWMGAVRDPQDPNYWKWVNGKDVTVSFWNAPGDGEGCARFDGSKGWLWADTDCQARLNYICQHQPKACGRPEQPPNSTMTADSFDVGATVEYSCDKGHLLVGPTVRTCLDTGFYDEFPPVCKRIECGLPAEIRHGTYVLVNGTTSYLSHVQYYCEAGYEMAGRSRLVCDIDERWNGPPPRCEVVQCEKPVPIQNGRVSVSGNASVFGAVAEYECARGHRLLGPRQRTCLATGLWDQPAPQCQPEERPTTTTTTTTTTTTTTTTAPPTTTTPIPLTPSSTTPRLVLPTRPRPSQRPISSPTPFAPAETSRRPRPKITTTDRPTTRSYEKPPPRKVTVSDSQDAATSHVPHIIVASLPRENQILGSGNNIRAEETPRVNVPQPVDGERREGARLNIGSIIALGSFGALVFLIALITTIVILFRSDQKQHGRSGRLASSPPAGTHSWRSPSRTSKWEGGSLPARSATHTAPDISPTHYSEKHNHGKRYRHHVSPDCNTVASLDSSSSESRSGLNRYYRQAWEELHEAAGAKHGHRRHEREAPKDGSELVVADVCPAPHSRDKRRHHHHHRRDWAPSHRPHHNHKPRH, from the exons ATGAAAAGTATTATACAgagcaaatattttatgtacgcAGGATACGCAGCAGCGACGTGTCGTTTCCCCGGAGCCCCGGCGCATTCCCGTGTGGATTTCTCTGACGTGAGTCTGGCAGACGGGAGTGTCGCCAGCTATACATGCGAGCGCGGCTTCGAGCTCCTCGGCCCCGCCAGAAGGATATGTGGACAGGATGGAACATGGACCCCAGACGGCATCCCCTTTTGCG TGCTAAACGTGGCGGCTGGTAAGGCGCCAATGCAAATCTCCACTGAAGAAAGCGGTGCTCCGCAGCGGGCGTTAGATGGCAGCACTTCTGCAGTATTCAGTGCCGAGACCTGTACCCTCACGAAGACCGAGCGCGTCCCCTGGTGGTACGTCAACCTATTGGAGCCGTACATGGTGCAGCTAGTCAGATTGGACTTTGGCAAGCCTTGTTGTg GAGTCAATAAGCCAGCTGTAATTGTTGTTAGGGTTGGCAACAATCGTCCAGATTTAGGAACGAATCCTATATGCAACAGATTCACCGGATTCATCGAGGAAGGGCAACCTCTGTTCCTACCCTGCAACCCACCTATGCCCGGAGCGTTCGTAAGCGTTCACCTGGAAGGTGCTGCTCCTAGCCAGCTGTCAATTTGCGAAGCGTTTGTATACACTGACCAGGCACTGCCGATAGAGAGGTGCCCGCAGTTCAGAGATCAGCCGCCTGGCAGTACGGCGACATACAATGGCAAATGCTACATATTCTATGATCAGCAGCCGTCAAACTTCAGAGACTCACTAGCGTTCTGTAGATCAAGAGGAGGAACGCTTGTTGACGAAAGCAATCCAGCGCTGCAAGGTTTTATTAGCTGGGAACTGTGGCGTAGGCACCG AAGTGACAGTAGCAGTCAGTATTGGATGGGGGCCGTTCGTGATCCCCAAGATCCCAATTACTGGAAATGGGTAAACGGCAAGGACGTTACCGTGTCGTTCTGGAACGCGCCGGGAGACGGTGAGGGTTGCGCCCGATTCGATGGCAGCAAAGGTTGGCTGTGGGCTGACACCGACTGCCAAGCGAGGCTGAACTATATTTGCCAGCATC AACCAAAAGCCTGCGGCAGACCAGAGCAGCCTCCAAATTCTACAATGACCGCTGACAGCTTTGACGTTGGTGCAACTGTTGAATATTCGTGCGATAAAGGCCATCTATTAGTTGGACCGACTGTGCGAACCTGTCTTGATACTGGGTTCTACGATGAATTTCCACCAGTTTGtaaaa gAATTGAATGCGGCCTTCCTGCAGAAATCAGGCACGGAACATACGTGTTAGTAAACGGAACAACATCGTATCTATCGCATGTGCAGTACTACTGCGAGGCCGGCTACGAAATGGCCGGTCGATCGCGGCTTGTGTGCGATATAGACGAGCGGTGGAACGGACCTCCACCACGATGCGAAG TGGTGCAATGCGAGAAACCCGTGCCGATACAAAATGGTCGAGTGTCAGTGTCGGGCAATGCGTCCGTGTTCGGCGCTGTGGCAGAGTATGAGTGTGCGCGCGGACACCGGCTGCTGGGGCCGCGGCAGCGCACCTGCCTCGCCACCGGACTCTGGGACCAGCCGGCGCCTCAATGCCAAC ccGAGGAACGGCCGACCACTACAACGACCACAACTACTACCACAacgacaacaacaacaacagcgCCGCCAACAACAACTACACCCATACCCCTAACACCATCATCCACCACTCCACGGTTAGTCCTTCCCACCAGACCTCGTCCGTCACAGCGCCCGATATCTTCCCCGACTCCCTTTGCTCCGGCGGAGACTTCACGGAGACCGAGACCGAAGATCACAACCACGGACAGACCAACAACTAGATCGTACGAAAAGCCGCCACCGCGCAAAGTGACGGTCAGCGACTCACAAGACGCCGCTACGAGCCACGTTCCCCATATTATTGTAGCCAGTCTTCCCAGAGAAAATCAA ATATTGGGAAGCGGCAATAACATACGCGCTGAAGAGACTCCTCGTGTCAATGTGCCGCAGCCGGTGGACGGCGAGCGTCGGGAAGGTGCACGTCTTAACATCGGCTCCATAATCGCGCTCGGCTCCTTCGGCGCACTCGTCTTCCTTATCGCCTTGATAACTACCATAGTCATCCTGTTTAGGAG CGACCAGAAGCAGCACGGACGGAGTGGCCGGCTCGCGAGCTCCCCTCCCGCTGGTACACACTCCTGGCGCTCCCCTTCCCGGACCAGCAAGTGGGAAGGCGGGAGTTTGCCCGCCCGATCCGCCACACACACCGCGCCGGACATTTCTCCAACCCATTATAGCGA GAAACATAACCACGGAAAGAGGTATAGACACCACGTGTCCCCGGATTGCAACACGGTGGCATCGCTCGACTCGTCCTCTTCAGAGTCACGTAGCGGCCTCAACAGGTATTACCGACAGGCGTGGGAAGAACTCCATGAGGCCGCCGGCGCCAAGCACGGCCATAGACGACACGAACGAGAAGCCCCCAAAGACGGCTCCGAACTGGTGGTGGCCGACGTTTGCCCCGCGCCCCACTCGCGGGACAAACGCCgtcaccaccaccaccaccgcCGTGACTGGGCACCCTCGCACCGTCCCCACCACAACCATAAACCtagacattaa
- the LOC123723193 gene encoding putative nuclease HARBI1: protein MSRMWTALMLEAADAEAKKMSRQRMLLQRLKNRERLLQKIPEWQFRAHYRLNKEEFHSLCDELRHNTSLKGSKTTSLELKVLTALNFYAMGSYQKGVANEVHMNQKSVSRCIREVTKALNEISNKWIQFPQTSTQRTKIKQGFYTKFNFPGVIGAIDCTHVAIVRPAADVLCFYNRKGFHSLNVQMVCDSDLRITNVNAKFGGASHNSHIWASSRLQSHMEALQLSGKSVWLLGDSGYSQRSYLMTPILNAEPGSRGENYTRVHVKARNCIERAFG, encoded by the exons ATGTCTCGCATGTGGACCGCCTTGATGTTAGAAGCTGCAGATGCCGAAGCTAAAAAGATGTCTCGGCAGCGTATGCTTCTACAAAGATTAAAGAATCGCGAACGGTTACTCCAAAAAATTCCGGAGTGGCAGTTTAGAGCTCATTACAGGCTGAATAAGGAAGAGTTCCACTCGTTGTGTGACGAGCTCAGGCACAATACCAGTTTAAAAGGTTCGAAAACAACTTCACTGGAACTTAAG gtgCTGACAGCATTGAACTTTTATGCCATGGGTTCATATCAGAAAGGTGTTGCTAATGAGGTACATATGAATCAAAAAAGTGTAAGTCGGTGTATCAGAGAGGTGACAAAAGCTCTGAATgagatttcaaataaatggatACAATTCCCACAAACAAGCACacaaagaactaaaattaagcaagG attttatactaagtttaattttcctgGTGTAATTGGTGCCATTGATTGCACCCATGTGGCCATAGTTCGTCCAGCTGCAGatgtactttgtttttataacagaaaaggCTTTCATTCTCTTAATGTCCAAATG gtatgTGACAGTGATCTCAGAATCACTAATGTTAATGCCAAGTTTGGTGGTGCAAGTCACAACAGTCATATCTGGGCAAGTAGCAGACTGCAAAGCCATATGGAGGCTCTGCAACTATCTGGCAAGTCCGTTTGGTTGTTGG gtGACAGTGGTTACTCTCAAAGGAGCTACCTTATGACACCTATTCTGAATGCAGAACCAGGATCTAGAGGAGAGAACTACACTAGAGTGCATGTCAAGGCCCGAAACTGCATAGAAAGGGCATTTggttaa